The following DNA comes from Augochlora pura isolate Apur16 chromosome 6, APUR_v2.2.1, whole genome shotgun sequence.
tataattattttgtataccTAGCAAATCGTACTCATGGCAGCAGACAGAACTTGTACGTCATTAAGATGATCGGTTatccttttctttcgttttaacagaaaaatctcCAAACTTGAAGAAAtgttgaaaaaagaaattgactATAAAGTCGaacatttttcaagatttcaaGAAACTGCACACATACCTTTATCTCTTTCGAAACCGGGAGAGGTTTTGGAAATGTTTATTCCAATCATAAGTATCTCTTACCGTGTACACATTAATATCAAAGTATTTTTCGCTTCGCCCGtggtttttaatttagaaataaattatggcTTATCCAGCTACGTATAGATTCACTTTATCTTacggattttatttaaacgaccTACTACTGCGTCATCTTCACTCGtcctataattaaaatttgcttattaaaaagaatagaaaattaattagtattttcactcgaaataaatgatattatactACGAGCCATGTGTTTATTGTTGTACAGTTAATGTAACCTACCCATTCATGTTCTTCTACACCTTCCATATGATCTTGCTCCAATGAGCACTGTATTACGTCTCCCACAAAGTTGCTCATGGCTTTCTGGAGCTATTATGTagatacaaatgaaataaatctaaattcaGTTAGAAATGTGTATAAAACATGTAATTACCTCTTCCTGTTTAGCTTTTACGTCAGGATTCCATCCAAGTCTGGCAAAGGGCTGCGCAGACACAGAGAATGGAGTTGCCGAATGTTTTGCAGCAATTGGCGCAGTCACAACCCCTTGGCCTTGATTTTCAGTTACTgcatgtataaatataaatattagaaatcgATATGACTCTGAATCTTGAACAGACTTCTATCTTTAAACCAACAAACTTACAGTTATCCATTCCTGGCGGTTTCAGACTTATTCTGCTAGCTTGTTTGTTAACACCACTGAACCATTCGGTTGCAGTCATGGTGTGTTTCCATGTTACTTTTGTTGGTGGAAACAAATCATCTTGGAAAAGTTCACtctgaaaatgatttcatttaaattaatgttccTTATTTCCTGTTAAAACTTTTGATTGCGTATATTGAAGTTACCTTTATGCGGGGCACCGTGAAGCTTAAAGGTTCTATCGTATTGTTTGTTAATCTTAAAGCAGATGCAAACTCTACACTGGCAACATCACACTTATTCTTGGGAAGAAAAGAGAGTCCTTGATGTAAACTACTACATCGATGATGACTGAGTGGGCAACAGTAGGGTGGTTCTTCTGTTACTTCAAAAGCATATATCGTAGTGTCCCCCTAAAATTATGTTTCCTATCAGGTTAACAAATTCCTTGACTGTACCTAGCATAAATCAAAggaatacgaaataataatacttacgCGTCCTGTTAGGAAAAGGGTCGAGCTGTCTGCGTCATAGAATGGCATTAAAATAGCTGGTGATACGTCCAGCCCAACCGTGGTTAATGGGTTATTAAGATTATCTGCTTTAAACACGTATATTTGCCTCTCGGATACCctaaaataaatcgtacaCAATCAGAATTCGCTGGATGCTATTATGTCAATTGGTGTTCGATAAAGTTTACATACTTGTCGAAACCCATCACAACCAGAAACTGTCCCTTCAACGCCCAAACTACTCGTGCACCTCTCGTACCAACTGGCCCTTTTCCAGATTTTATTGGTGAATCGCCACATCTTGGCTTATAAATTCGCAATTTTCCATCCTTGCACGCACTGGCCAAATACTGGCCGCAAGGCGACCATGCTAAACTGAAAATTTGATCGGTATGACCGATCAATGTTATCTTTGCAACAGCCGTCTCACTCAGTGAAAGCGATGACAAGTCCCAAATTTTCACGGTCATATCATAGGATGCCGATGCTAGAACGTCCAATGCTAAtggatgaaatttaattaaatatattttgtcggTATGAGCTTTTATCATGTGTTTTGGTTCGTTTGTTGGTTCCGATAATCCAGACTCTGGGATCTCCCACAGTCGAATCATTCCATCGTCGCAGGctgcaaacaaatttttcattaatttaattacttatatgCAGAATACAATAATTTGGTGTTGATGGTCGTACCAACTGCGAGTCGTTGATTATCGAATGGATTCCATTGGAAATCCATAACCGTGGTACCATGTACCAAAGCTGGCATTACGCCGTCAGGTAGCCTACCAGTTTTCTTCAGTTCTAAAACTGCTATCTTTCCACCTGGACCACTTAATGGCACAGCGACACGGTCTGGATTAGCTGCATacgattaatttctattagaataaaaatctgttcgaAAAAAACtagatgaaaatataaataaatgctgtAATATCTTACCATGAAAACCGTCGCATTCTCCAGATATTTGCCTGCTAATGTTCCTTATGTTTTCTATGTGCGTAGACTTGTGTCCAGGTGTACCTTTCAAATGTCGAAACTTTGATACTCTACCTATATTCGTGACGAAATATACCATCAGTAAAAATGCGGAAAAACGGCAACAGATTATTTTGATCTACACATTGTATCGTACCAAATACAGTTGACGTTCGTTTAGCAGTTGGGGTCGCATTATCTATTTTCTCCAGCCTGGGATCCATGCTCTGCTGGCGCAGCATGGGTATAACTTTCTTGACTTCATCTTCTTTGATTACTTCGCTCTTTGTTTTGAAAGAATCTCTACGTCTTAACATTGTAGGCGAGCCCATTGCTTTCTCTGCCAAATTGCCGTCAGTCACAGAAACAGAACGACTTTCGTATAGACGACGTCTCTCAGCAATGGAATTCCTGTTGGCATTACCTCGTTCGAAACTGCCTAAATCTTCGTTCTCGGGTGACTCGTCTTTGACTTTGATTTCGAAGACTCTACGTCTTTCCGCAGTACTCGGCGTTTTAGGCTTGTAGCCTGAATCGCTCGAGTTCGCGTCTTCTTCGAGAGAACTAGTATCGCTCTTTCCATTCTCAGTTTCTTTCATGCGTTCGTTATAAGGCGGGGACTTCTCCGGTTCCACGTTGTTCTCTATCTGACTGTTTATATCGTTTTGATAACCGTTGGTGTCGCTATTTGGCGCGATGGGCACTGAGAAGATCTTATCGAAGGAGAATTCTTGACTACCTGATTTTGCTTGGAACGGCTTTGGTCCAAGTCGAGGCTAAAAGCatgagaaatatttagaattactTACAATGAACAACTTTATATTGATAGTATGATTCACAATGATTCTAACGAGGTATGTGAAAACTGAggtaagaaaaattgttgcacaCGATATCATTGCACATACAGAagtagaacattttttttaaagactaTTAAAGTTCTTTTTATAGCCTGTTTACAACCTTGTATCCCCCAATCGCATTAGGATTTACAGATGTAACTACTGAGCCCGGATTCGGAGAAGAACGTGGCCGTGCGACTGGCTTCGGTTCATCCTCGGAAATGCTATTAGTTCGAGATGTTCTCGGCAAAGGCTTCGGTGGGACAGTTTGGCCTCCGTTTTGAACCTTGCTCTTATCTTCTTCGGTCTCCGTTTTCCTCGATTCTTCTAGCTTTTCCAGTTCATTTTCCGGCGACGTTTCCTTGTCGATTATTCCTTGACCTTTCGCATAAGCTTTCGGCACGGTGATCGATGCGGGCTTTGGTTGGTTCTGCGATTCCACTTTTATTTCTCGCTCATTCTCTTTCAAGGTAGTTAAGTTTCCCTTGTGTACCTAAAGGTACGGTAAATATTCCTTAATTTCGCAAATCGTTTCAACTAACTATCAAAGTCTGTGTGTCACTTCTAAGATTCTACACGTTTCAAATTTACAATCGGACATTAATGACTGCACAATTTCTGTCTACTTTCCACGCATACATACACGTAACAACTTGTACTTTGAAAAATCTCTTAAGCAGATGACACAAGtacattacaattatttagaatcTTATTTCACTCTTACATACGACACAAAATCTAAGGGTGTTATATGCATATGCTAAAAcacatatttatacatattcaagagaaaaaaaaagataacgtcaaaatattttcgtttgaaaCACATAGATAACTAAAGATCACGCTTTCATACTTAAGATTACTTACGCTGATAGAATAAGCTACAGAACATCAATTTGCCATATAAATTACACGTGCCAGGAATAACACTTTGGTGCTAATgcataaactataaaatatatattggaTATCTGAAACGTGAAAAAATATACACAGAacatgaaaaaagaaacaaaataaaatgatgcagaagaaaatagtattctactaaataaagaataaatgttCTGTATAATACATTCGTAACACAAAATTATGTTCTACTTCTATATTACTTTGCAATGTACCATTAAGATAACAATGCTTTAGGAAAAAgtaaaacagtttttaatatttaggtaattttcattatacaagttttacattttccaaTGCTTTGCTATcttcatcatttttatagttaataaaaaccaaatgtaaatgaatgataaatatataaaataacgatattttaaacatCACATAACACATCActcataaaaatacaaaattattaagaatgataatgataatgttGATAATGATGGTATGAtgactattataaaaattccattcttTCTTAAACACTTTTAATTTGTCTAGAGCTTGAAATAGCACCTACTCATTTTGATCACAAATGCGTAATATCCGCAGTGAtgataatgattaaaaaagcgtgcaattcaaaataaaaaattgtaatattcattCATACATCTACTATGAGATACTGGAATTCCAAAACTTGAAACTAACAAGATGAAACATTAATATCAAAGGCTTCTACTTACAGTAATAGATTCTTCACCCTTATTTCTTTTTGCAGGATCTAATGATATTTTCGGGACAGGCATATTATGGCCCTTTATCCAAGCTGCTGCATTGTTCTGAGCAGTGCATCCTGTTGTATCAGGATATATGTCCGCATGGAAGTCTCTGTAGGTCtacagaaatgtttaaattataatataattcacgTATAAAACAGTAGAACAGACGAATGTACTTACTTTCCTTGGAACCTGATACATGATAGGAATCACCATGTTGGAAGTAAGCTGCAATAATCTATTAACTTCTGCTTGCATAACGTTTAGCGCTCGTTTCGGCACCAAACATACTCCTTTAGTTTGTTCTCCACTATGACGAATTCCTTCCACTAAGAATGGATCTTTATCCATTACTTCCATGTACATAATAGTAGTATCTCCCTTTCCAGCAAGGAAAAGCATGTTTGTGTCAGGATCAAATAGGGGCATTAGGATTCTATAAATCATAATTCTTGTAAATTATCCGAATCGATTGAAACTCGTAGCAACACGTTATTTGAGTCTTACCCGGTACTGCAATCTAATTCCAACGTTTTCACAGGTTCGCTCAGATGCCTTAAATCTCTTATGTAAACCTGCCTAAGTCTCGCCGCGTCGAATCCTGTGGTTAGTATCCTGTCGCTATTGTTCAGCCAAACAATTCGGGAATCTTTGATATTCTGATGACTTGAGCACGAATTAACGATACAAGAAGCGGCTCGGGGATCTATGATTCTCACTTGCTTGTCTTTGCACGACGTTGCTAAAAGTACACCATCTTGTTTCCAACTTAGAGATTGGATGACTTCTGCGTGTTCATTATTGGctacagaaaaagaaaacgttaaATACATTGTAGACATTATTGTAGAATCTAAACGTatgtagaaaaatgttcattaCAGAATAGTTCTTGTTGTGAAATCACATCCCACAAAGACAAGTTCGTGTATGACACTGTTGTGAGAAGGTGTTCGGCTGCAGGGTGCCAACATACTGCTTCCACTCTTCTCTGACGATGGGAAAATGTACATTCGGGGTTGCATAGAGATTCTTCCAATCCAGTTTCCGGAATATGCCACAGTTTCAcctacaaataaaaataattgaaatatttgcttcTCGAAATAACAAGTTAACATAAACTAAACAATGTTTGTGCAGCTCTAGCTTACAAGACAGTCTTGAGATCCAGTAGCTAATAAACCATCGTGAAATGGAGAGAAATCCATGTCGGTGACTGTATCGGCATGAGCATGAAGTAATGGCATAGTTTTGCTTTTTCTACCGCAATCTTCCAATGGTAAGACAGCAAGACTAGATCCTATGAACAATAtaagtgtaaaaataaatgcaatatattaaaataaaatggaacaaGATTCAGAACCATACCATTATGATCTACATTGAATGCCATGAAAGCGGCAGATGCAGCAATGTTATTCCCATAGGTCTGATAAGAGCCGACTGATATATCCCGAATACAAGCTTCTGGTTTGGGTACAATTGGAgctgcatttttatatttagatgCTTTGAAACGCCAAGCCATTATGACGTTCTCACAGGTATGTACTTATAAGTTGATGTCCACTTAAATCATGTAATCTAACAACAACAAAGCGAACGtaacaatgtaaataaaaacgttaaacgattttttcgttttataaatttaatcaaaaaataattgaaaattataagtgataatattttgtatcgttaatattcttctaaaaataacagaagcgAACAACGTTTGACAATGCTGTTTAGAAAATAACGCTAGTAAAGGGTATCGGCACTGATGTAAAGCTGTGCATGACTAATAACTTGGGGGTGAGAATCACCCCACCCTTAATCGTCGTATACCTTCCGTAAGTAATAACATTGACAGTCAAACGGTCTTTTAGAAGCGAAAAATCACATAATGAGCATCGTATTACTTGCTTACTGCTGCCCGGCGTGTCTTCACACGCTGTTCACTAAATATTATCCAGCAACGAAATCGAACGGTTACGAACAGACACTATAAACACACGATGGCAGGTAGGCGTCTCTGATCTCAACGTCTGACAGGCGGAAACAGGAAAACCCCCCACCTAGAGACTTCTTCTATCTCTGTCGATCATAATGTACagcatatgtatatacatacatatagtatGTACCGACGTACATTGTACGCTATGGTGTTTTTTTCAAAAGAACACATGcaactttaataaattctattccaaATTCTTGTTTCCATCGTAAACTTGAAACATTtcaatacaaaattgattcaccaaaattttgtaaataaattcttcaaagaaatatcttgttggcaaaaataattaaagtttattcTATAAACCAATGAAAGCAactaaagatatatttattaaggaGTAAATTGTTAAGTATAACACAGGTATAGAAATAGGTGTAgagttttatcaattttcatcctatacatacatacatacacataaACCATGAACAATACAAGTGTATAACAATGGGTCCTACTCCTGCATACCTTCAGGCCGTAGCTCAATCCGTTAAcaaggattaataaaaaaatgttctttgCTCCGATTGGTTGGCGATTTACTGGTGAAACAGTGCTGTACTCACAGTCAAAGAATTCATGCCAATACAATGATAACCTTAGCCAGATCCTGTGAATTTGTCAAAACATTTTCAgggaatatatatttatctcaaAGTTCATCGAACAGCTTTCCCAAATTCACTGGACGCAACAGATTTCAGTTATTTGAAAGTTGAAACTTCTTTACGGATAGAGATTCACGATACGTGCGCTTAGATTTTGCCGCAAGCACGGCAAAATAAGCAAGCCTGGTTTTGTAGCCATGTGCACGAAACACATAGAATGCGATGGGtatcgttctatttctctccaaCCATACATCGTTCTCTTTCTACGGTACTTGCGCGAAACTGGATGTACAATAAAGTGATGTGCAAGCCAGCTTAGGAATCACGAAAAGTGTACAAGAGTAGGACCCTTTACTGAAGCTACCTTCTCTTGTAAATCAGCTGCGAGTACATACTGAGAATGTTTCGTTCTCTCCATTTCAactacatatatgtatactacgTCTATGGAGGAATGTAGCGATGTTTTTTAGCGTCTATATGTTGTCTATttcacaaataatttttacataaacttCCTATATGCATATTCCGAACATTTATCACTGAATGTGTTATCATGGTTATTTAAGTTGTTTGCCTGGTAATGGATATCCGCATTCGTTTGCACAGGCGTAAAATAGAGATATctgtttgaatatttgaatacgaaaatattatatttaccttcaaagatgtttttaaattactatgGCACGCCTACAGCTTTCATTCTATCAGTAAAGCTAATTGTAATAACGGAATTACTTTTATAGAAGATAAATCTGCTAAAACGGCCTGTAAAAAGAAGATgcgtttttattgaaaaattataatcgagCAAATCGCATTTTCCTACCTCTACGCTTTGTAAAGTATTGACTTgcatcaaattttcttttctgaaGCTTAAAATAGCCACTGCAAGCAAGGGGATAATTTCTAAAGAATCGTAGCCTAGAATTAAGTCCCACAGATAAAGCAATTGTTCTGGAGGAAGGTGACCACTAAAACCTCTCATGATCCATTTGAAAACAACCTTGATTCTAcggaaatcaaaattaatgaaatcttCTGTTGTTGAATTTGCAAATGTATACAGAATAGTTGAACTTACGGTTGGATATGACAGTTCCTAAAATACACCCACAAAAGGGGCTCATAACACTGAAGTGATCTTTCAAAAAGTAGACATAACGCAACTATGCCTTGTTTATGATTGGATACGGTATGTAAACGGAACCAatatcgcaaataaaatgctcTGAAGGTAAAATACATTGCGCAAGGGTCGTCGTACAGATAACAAAATGGAGTAGCTGtcgaatcaaatattaattaactatttcaaatattttgaatacttCTGAAGGATCATGAATGTTTCCCTTCTAATTTCAATGTTCACTCATACCGTACATTGTAAATCCATGAAAAGGAATTACACCGCTCGGTGGAAATACCAAAGTGTTCTCCAAAGTTGCTGGTTTTCCTTGTAAAACCGCATGTATCACTTGTCCGCCAGCACTTTTATCGGTGGTTACAGGTGTCAATACCTCCGAATCACGTGAAAAACataacattgttttatacaaAACATCCTCGAATACAAAGTACTGGTCGTCATTTCTGGCTGTTAATTGTACATcctaaaataaaaggaaagaaTATTAGAAATCATTGTAATCGAACGGATTACAACAATTCATATCCCACCTTTATTATTAAGTTATCTATAACTATGTCGTACTGTAGTACcatgttttttaattcttcataatattctacatcctaaaaaaaaaaagttaacagttattcttcaaataaaaaaatatttgtattatttttttacattttctttcacTATGGATCCCAAGACAAGGGACCAAAGACGTCCACGAAGCGATCGAGGAGCGCCGCGCTTCAAAAACTCTTGTGCGATCGGTGCGTGATTGGATCGCAACACTTTTTCACCAAGATGAATCCTTTCCTCTTCTAAATTCGCATAATTCTCAGAACTCTGCATATCTGGATTGACTCCCAACATCGGCATTCCCTTGGCAAGCTCTGCGTACACGCGTCTCTGTTACGttcaaatattctataatttcctAACAATCATTGACCATTTAAGCAATATGttactaatattttctattaaaacaattaaggTCAAACCAATTGAGCGAGACTCTTCACGCGAATTTGTATGTGACTGAATTCCCAATTCAATTCGTCTCTGAAACAACATTAACGTAATTGTAATAAGATTCGTTGCACCGGGCATGTTAGTAACACTGGTAATAATAGGAGCAAGAGCAATAGCGTTAATAGTAGTCATCATCAATATGTACGTTTGTCTTTTGAAAGCAGGATTTCGTATGGCAAATAAAACGTCCAAAAAATCTTTTGGAGCATACAGTGGTCTGTATTGTGATAAATCtaaaaagagaagaataaaCAAACAGAATATTGAACGGTATAACAAtgtttgtatataaaatttataaaataatacttttcgTTTACCGATATCGTATGTGCTCAATTCGTTCCATTTCTCAGACAATTCTTCGCGGTCTTCTCTTGGCCGAATACGAGCCAAAGCGACGTTTAATTCGTTGCATGTAGAATTCAATGATTTCTGTATACGGCGCTCCCATTGTACTTgagctttttttaaaaaacttaaatCACTCGATTCCGCTGGTGGTGGCGTCAACAAAGACATGGAGCTCTGAAAACatttgctttatttaataaatgaagacccaaatatatataataatttgaacttTCGCGCGATCGACTTTACCAACTGAGATTAAACCTTAATCGATAATGTCGCAATACAAATAAAGATTATGTATAACGGTGTCGAGCATTTACgacaaaatttgaagaaatctgAATTACGAACTTGAGACCTTGTCCAATGAAAAACTGTATTTCGAATCTCTGTTTCGAGACCGTTGCTTTTCAAAGCTTCCATTAACGTGTTTTTAAAATCACCTCTCTTTACCGCTGTCGAAGCTACAAGTTTCTGCAAAGATTAGTTCATCCGGTTACAAtagaaaactttttaaatattgcgaaAACCATGCTAATTTATCATCTGCTTACCTGAATTTCGACATAAAGACTTTTGTAATTAGCCATGCTCTGTATTTCTTCTGTTAACCTTTCAGCAGCCTTCTTCTGCACAATATCCTCACAGTCCTCCGTATTCTCCAACATCATGATGAATTTCAaaagatatttcaataaatagaGAGACTTCTAATCAATGATCTGAAAACAAACGccatttgtaaataaattcgtttccaCGGCAGTGAGATAATTGTAATCTTGAAACGTATGATTTTTGGATATGTACGcaacttttattattgttccgCTTGCGTTGTGCTCATTATTGCACATCATCTTTCCATTTCGTGGAAAtggaacaattaattattttcggcACCGATCAGCTTTCGAAGACAACGCATGTCtgctttaaaacaattaattttgcaactcTGCAGGCGTAGTGAATGAACTGTCATGATTAGAAAAACTAGAGGGCa
Coding sequences within:
- the Pod1 gene encoding coronin isoform X1, coding for MAWRFKASKYKNAAPIVPKPEACIRDISVGSYQTYGNNIAASAAFMAFNVDHNGSSLAVLPLEDCGRKSKTMPLLHAHADTVTDMDFSPFHDGLLATGSQDCLVKLWHIPETGLEESLCNPECTFSHRQRRVEAVCWHPAAEHLLTTVSYTNLSLWDVISQQELFSNNEHAEVIQSLSWKQDGVLLATSCKDKQVRIIDPRAASCIVNSCSSHQNIKDSRIVWLNNSDRILTTGFDAARLRQVYIRDLRHLSEPVKTLELDCSTGILMPLFDPDTNMLFLAGKGDTTIMYMEVMDKDPFLVEGIRHSGEQTKGVCLVPKRALNVMQAEVNRLLQLTSNMVIPIMYQVPRKTYRDFHADIYPDTTGCTAQNNAAAWIKGHNMPVPKISLDPAKRNKGEESITVHKGNLTTLKENEREIKVESQNQPKPASITVPKAYAKGQGIIDKETSPENELEKLEESRKTETEEDKSKVQNGGQTVPPKPLPRTSRTNSISEDEPKPVARPRSSPNPGSVVTSVNPNAIGGYKPRLGPKPFQAKSGSQEFSFDKIFSVPIAPNSDTNGYQNDINSQIENNVEPEKSPPYNERMKETENGKSDTSSLEEDANSSDSGYKPKTPSTAERRRVFEIKVKDESPENEDLGSFERGNANRNSIAERRRLYESRSVSVTDGNLAEKAMGSPTMLRRRDSFKTKSEVIKEDEVKKVIPMLRQQSMDPRLEKIDNATPTAKRTSTVFGRVSKFRHLKGTPGHKSTHIENIRNISRQISGECDGFHANPDRVAVPLSGPGGKIAVLELKKTGRLPDGVMPALVHGTTVMDFQWNPFDNQRLAVACDDGMIRLWEIPESGLSEPTNEPKHMIKAHTDKIYLIKFHPLALDVLASASYDMTVKIWDLSSLSLSETAVAKITLIGHTDQIFSLAWSPCGQYLASACKDGKLRIYKPRCGDSPIKSGKGPVGTRGARVVWALKGQFLVVMGFDKVSERQIYVFKADNLNNPLTTVGLDVSPAILMPFYDADSSTLFLTGRGDTTIYAFEVTEEPPYCCPLSHHRCSSLHQGLSFLPKNKCDVASVEFASALRLTNNTIEPLSFTVPRIKSELFQDDLFPPTKVTWKHTMTATEWFSGVNKQASRISLKPPGMDNLTENQGQGVVTAPIAAKHSATPFSVSAQPFARLGWNPDVKAKQEELQKAMSNFVGDVIQCSLEQDHMEGVEEHEWDE
- the Pod1 gene encoding coronin isoform X2, encoding MAWRFKASKYKNAAPIVPKPEACIRDISVGSYQTYGNNIAASAAFMAFNVDHNGSSLAVLPLEDCGRKSKTMPLLHAHADTVTDMDFSPFHDGLLATGSQDCLVKLWHIPETGLEESLCNPECTFSHRQRRVEAVCWHPAAEHLLTTVSYTNLSLWDVISQQELFSNNEHAEVIQSLSWKQDGVLLATSCKDKQVRIIDPRAASCIVNSCSSHQNIKDSRIVWLNNSDRILTTGFDAARLRQVYIRDLRHLSEPVKTLELDCSTGILMPLFDPDTNMLFLAGKGDTTIMYMEVMDKDPFLVEGIRHSGEQTKGVCLVPKRALNVMQAEVNRLLQLTSNMVIPIMYQVPRKTYRDFHADIYPDTTGCTAQNNAAAWIKGHNMPVPKISLDPAKRNKGEESITPRLGPKPFQAKSGSQEFSFDKIFSVPIAPNSDTNGYQNDINSQIENNVEPEKSPPYNERMKETENGKSDTSSLEEDANSSDSGYKPKTPSTAERRRVFEIKVKDESPENEDLGSFERGNANRNSIAERRRLYESRSVSVTDGNLAEKAMGSPTMLRRRDSFKTKSEVIKEDEVKKVIPMLRQQSMDPRLEKIDNATPTAKRTSTVFGRVSKFRHLKGTPGHKSTHIENIRNISRQISGECDGFHANPDRVAVPLSGPGGKIAVLELKKTGRLPDGVMPALVHGTTVMDFQWNPFDNQRLAVACDDGMIRLWEIPESGLSEPTNEPKHMIKAHTDKIYLIKFHPLALDVLASASYDMTVKIWDLSSLSLSETAVAKITLIGHTDQIFSLAWSPCGQYLASACKDGKLRIYKPRCGDSPIKSGKGPVGTRGARVVWALKGQFLVVMGFDKVSERQIYVFKADNLNNPLTTVGLDVSPAILMPFYDADSSTLFLTGRGDTTIYAFEVTEEPPYCCPLSHHRCSSLHQGLSFLPKNKCDVASVEFASALRLTNNTIEPLSFTVPRIKSELFQDDLFPPTKVTWKHTMTATEWFSGVNKQASRISLKPPGMDNLTENQGQGVVTAPIAAKHSATPFSVSAQPFARLGWNPDVKAKQEELQKAMSNFVGDVIQCSLEQDHMEGVEEHEWDE
- the LOC144471730 gene encoding TBC1 domain family member 19 isoform X4: MSLLTPPPAESSDLSFLKKAQVQWERRIQKSLNSTCNELNVALARIRPREDREELSEKWNELSTYDIDLSQYRPLYAPKDFLDVLFAIRNPAFKRQTDELNWEFSHIQIRVKSLAQLRRVYAELAKGMPMLGVNPDMQSSENYANLEEERIHLGEKVLRSNHAPIAQEFLKRGAPRSLRGRLWSLVLGSIVKENDVEYYEELKNMVLQYDIVIDNLIIKDVQLTARNDDQYFVFEDVLYKTMLCFSRDSEVLTPVTTDKSAGGQVIHAVLQGKPATLENTLVFPPSGVIPFHGFTMYATPFCYLYDDPCAMYFTFRAFYLRYWFRLHTVSNHKQGIVALCLLFERSLQCYEPLLWVYFRNCHIQPIKVVFKWIMRGFSGHLPPEQLLYLWDLILGYDSLEIIPLLAVAILSFRKENLMQVNTLQSVEVGKCDLLDYNFSIKTHLLFTGRFSRFIFYKSNSVITISFTDRMKAVGVP
- the LOC144471730 gene encoding TBC1 domain family member 19 isoform X2, which encodes MMLENTEDCEDIVQKKAAERLTEEIQSMANYKSLYVEIQKLVASTAVKRGDFKNTLMEALKSNGLETEIRNTVFHWTRSQSSMSLLTPPPAESSDLSFLKKAQVQWERRIQKSLNSTCNELNVALARIRPREDREELSEKWNELSTYDIDLSQYRPLYAPKDFLDVLFAIRNPAFKRQTDELNWEFSHIQIRVKSLAQLRRVYAELAKGMPMLGVNPDMQSSENYANLEEERIHLGEKVLRSNHAPIAQEFLKRGAPRSLRGRLWSLVLGSIVKENDVQLTARNDDQYFVFEDVLYKTMLCFSRDSEVLTPVTTDKSAGGQVIHAVLQGKPATLENTLVFPPSGVIPFHGFTMYATPFCYLYDDPCAMYFTFRAFYLRYWFRLHTVSNHKQGIVALCLLFERSLQCYEPLLWVYFRNCHIQPIKVVFKWIMRGFSGHLPPEQLLYLWDLILGYDSLEIIPLLAVAILSFRKENLMQVNTLQSVEVGKCDLLDYNFSIKTHLLFTGRFSRFIFYKSNSVITISFTDRMKAVGVP
- the LOC144471730 gene encoding TBC1 domain family member 19 isoform X1, which gives rise to MMLENTEDCEDIVQKKAAERLTEEIQSMANYKSLYVEIQKLVASTAVKRGDFKNTLMEALKSNGLETEIRNTVFHWTRSQSSMSLLTPPPAESSDLSFLKKAQVQWERRIQKSLNSTCNELNVALARIRPREDREELSEKWNELSTYDIDLSQYRPLYAPKDFLDVLFAIRNPAFKRQTDELNWEFSHIQIRVKSLAQLRRVYAELAKGMPMLGVNPDMQSSENYANLEEERIHLGEKVLRSNHAPIAQEFLKRGAPRSLRGRLWSLVLGSIVKENDVEYYEELKNMVLQYDIVIDNLIIKDVQLTARNDDQYFVFEDVLYKTMLCFSRDSEVLTPVTTDKSAGGQVIHAVLQGKPATLENTLVFPPSGVIPFHGFTMYATPFCYLYDDPCAMYFTFRAFYLRYWFRLHTVSNHKQGIVALCLLFERSLQCYEPLLWVYFRNCHIQPIKVVFKWIMRGFSGHLPPEQLLYLWDLILGYDSLEIIPLLAVAILSFRKENLMQVNTLQSVEVGKCDLLDYNFSIKTHLLFTGRFSRFIFYKSNSVITISFTDRMKAVGVP
- the LOC144471730 gene encoding TBC1 domain family member 19 isoform X3: MMLENTEDCEDIVQKKAAERLTEEIQSMANYKSLYVEIQKLVASTAVKRGDFKNTLMEALKSNGLETEIRNTVFHWTRSQSSMSLLTPPPAESSDLSFLKKAQVQWERRIQKSLNSTCNELNVALARIRPREDREELSEKWNELSTYDIDLSQYRPLYAPKDFLDVLFAIRNPAFKRQTDELNWEFSHIQIRVKSLAQLRRVYAELAKGMPMLGVNPDMQSSENYANLEEERIHLGEKVLRSNHAPIAQEFLKRGAPRSLRGRLWSLVLGSIVKENDVEYYEELKNMVLQYDIVIDNLIIKDVQLTARNDDQYFVFEDVLYKTMLCFSRDSEVLTPVTTDKSAGGQVIHAVLQGKPATLENTLVFPPSGVIPFHGFTMYATPFCYLYDDPCAMYFTFRAFYLRYWFRLHTVSNHKQGIVALCLLFERSLQCYEPLLWVYFRNCHIQPIKVVFKWIMRGFSGHLPPEQLLYLWDLILGYDSLEIIPLLAVAILSFRKENLMQVNTLQSVEAVLADLSSIKVIPLLQLALLIE